The following coding sequences lie in one Silvanigrella aquatica genomic window:
- a CDS encoding ricin-type beta-trefoil lectin domain protein: MKNVFFVFILCLIGNFFEQKNFLKSTAACAQNNERSPPKVVYRASPSKPDIKFKEGFRRGSQGSRDLASHILGDGQVPGITTNFAESSIFISTTSSLVYAHDYGDRYALGTWEVSEFYIYEIVPEAHFVDVTATFERTLQAEIDPQRRIELERRRNEFIDEYEFSAIEFIRPESILSATRYVFNNEDFRYHPVEIIPNANAERNLIPTVHENNFSLGTIRNHNFEHHLPTLDFACYRPDNNTGTVSFVVLNSNSHREKRELNMQSRVLPKLICPDPQFLQKKERIENPTSFLERTKSKINITSFEMKLCLIPDNKYLYGATCDTNSALWSFTEFGQLITKIFDGQYDQYYCLTAPRNSQDSNYVKLEICDLNTKEQRWTLQSDKNSFKLLSSANETLHLYNNYYAYTQKKIDYYRVVNLNNSFEIKKNKTSAFIQFSVDPLYTADYYTIYPTEHGNIYEEYFSDLSNYSTFFNAHNNTLFSSYGHNREGPQVCYISSSVRKESVSWEWVKNEYCPTGGFVENQYKWLFQVNQDHSKFQIMDYVGNILRLNDNYGSQNRYFAYTAFRFWNDRNRYVDSFIFKDALQIYARKFVNFDIEHGDKEFRKIQAYNAVKNYFRESFQLQ; encoded by the coding sequence ATGAAGAATGTCTTTTTCGTATTTATCTTATGTCTTATAGGAAATTTTTTCGAACAAAAAAATTTCCTAAAATCCACAGCAGCATGCGCACAAAACAACGAAAGATCCCCTCCCAAAGTGGTTTACCGAGCCAGTCCTTCAAAACCCGATATTAAATTTAAAGAGGGATTTAGAAGAGGTTCGCAGGGAAGTCGCGATCTCGCTTCGCATATTTTAGGTGATGGACAAGTTCCTGGTATTACAACTAATTTTGCAGAATCCAGTATATTTATCAGTACGACATCAAGCTTGGTTTATGCTCATGATTATGGTGATAGATATGCTTTAGGAACATGGGAAGTTTCAGAGTTTTATATTTATGAAATCGTTCCTGAAGCGCATTTTGTAGATGTAACCGCTACTTTTGAACGGACTTTACAAGCTGAAATCGATCCGCAAAGACGCATTGAATTAGAAAGACGCAGAAATGAATTTATCGATGAATATGAGTTTTCAGCAATTGAGTTTATACGGCCTGAGAGTATTTTATCGGCGACGCGTTACGTTTTTAATAATGAAGATTTTCGATATCATCCCGTAGAAATAATTCCCAACGCAAATGCAGAACGAAATTTAATTCCTACAGTACATGAAAATAATTTCTCTTTGGGAACCATTCGAAATCATAATTTTGAGCATCATCTCCCCACTTTAGATTTTGCTTGTTACCGGCCTGATAATAATACGGGAACTGTAAGTTTTGTTGTGCTGAATAGTAACTCTCATCGTGAAAAAAGAGAGCTCAATATGCAAAGTAGGGTATTACCCAAACTGATTTGTCCCGACCCCCAATTTTTACAGAAGAAGGAGAGAATTGAAAATCCGACATCATTTTTAGAAAGAACTAAAAGCAAAATTAATATTACAAGTTTTGAAATGAAACTTTGTTTAATTCCTGATAACAAATATCTCTATGGTGCTACTTGCGATACTAATAGCGCTTTATGGAGTTTTACAGAATTTGGTCAATTGATAACGAAAATATTTGATGGGCAATATGATCAATATTATTGTCTGACAGCTCCTCGAAATTCTCAAGATTCAAATTACGTGAAATTAGAAATATGTGATTTAAATACGAAAGAACAGAGATGGACATTACAATCAGATAAAAATTCTTTTAAATTATTATCTTCTGCAAATGAAACTTTACACCTTTATAATAATTATTATGCTTATACACAAAAGAAAATTGATTATTATAGAGTTGTTAATTTAAACAATAGCTTTGAAATAAAGAAAAATAAAACAAGTGCTTTCATTCAATTTTCTGTAGATCCCCTTTATACTGCAGACTATTATACAATTTATCCTACAGAGCATGGAAATATTTATGAAGAATATTTTTCAGATTTATCGAATTATTCTACATTTTTTAATGCTCATAATAACACTTTATTTTCAAGTTATGGGCATAACAGAGAGGGGCCTCAAGTTTGTTATATTTCTTCATCAGTAAGAAAAGAAAGTGTCAGTTGGGAATGGGTAAAAAATGAATATTGTCCCACGGGAGGATTTGTTGAAAATCAATACAAATGGCTTTTTCAAGTAAATCAGGATCATTCAAAATTTCAAATTATGGACTATGTTGGAAATATTTTAAGATTAAATGACAATTATGGTTCGCAAAATAGATATTTTGCTTATACGGCATTTCGCTTTTGGAATGATAGGAATAGATATGTCGATAGTTTTATTTTTAAAGATGCTTTGCAAATTTATGCCCGTAAATTTGTAAATTTTGACATTGAGCATGGCGATAAGGAATTTCGTAAAATACAGGCGTACAATGCTGTAAAAAATTATTTCCGCGAATCATTTCAGCTTCAATAA
- a CDS encoding tyrosine-type recombinase/integrase, with protein sequence MEQNKSKIKKNSLIPSDPRLISLQNLLHTSDFLAEWTQKELSTDLNDVVTHFLLSFTSIHTKRSYLNDLKDFIYFASSHQVHIHNVSQIDEKLLILWHNSLNEEKNLTQKTIRRKLNALSSLLEFCRKRKLILQNPMQFIKKPKYVEESKTNAFTIDEVKEILNYLKQECERLSSENTQSRIYKSTLLKYTIMVTLFSVGMRVEELCSLKIKDIEFCSDFTRIKMMTKGQKEHSPLIHAKTAEVIKNYINCIRLNAKEDEYLFIRIQNVSDKNKLSQVAIYNIVNETARKVGIEKKVSPHSCRASLATILHNQGVPIGQIQSLLNHKEVTTTAIYVKKANELEESAALKLNLLKLK encoded by the coding sequence ATGGAACAGAATAAATCAAAAATAAAAAAAAATTCTCTTATACCAAGCGATCCCCGTTTAATTTCTCTACAAAATCTTTTACATACATCTGACTTTCTCGCAGAATGGACACAGAAAGAACTCTCTACTGATTTAAATGATGTGGTCACTCATTTTCTTCTAAGTTTTACAAGTATTCATACTAAAAGAAGTTATTTAAATGATTTAAAAGATTTTATTTATTTTGCCAGTTCTCATCAAGTACATATTCATAATGTCTCTCAAATTGATGAAAAATTATTAATACTATGGCATAACTCTTTAAATGAAGAAAAAAATTTAACTCAAAAAACAATCCGAAGAAAATTAAATGCCCTCTCTTCCTTGCTTGAATTTTGTCGTAAAAGAAAATTAATTTTACAAAATCCAATGCAATTCATTAAAAAACCCAAATATGTTGAAGAAAGCAAGACAAATGCTTTTACTATTGATGAAGTCAAAGAAATACTTAATTATTTAAAACAAGAATGTGAGAGGTTAAGCTCAGAAAACACTCAATCGCGCATTTATAAAAGTACCTTATTAAAATATACCATTATGGTTACTTTATTTTCAGTAGGTATGCGCGTTGAAGAATTGTGTTCTTTAAAAATAAAAGATATAGAATTTTGTAGCGATTTTACAAGAATAAAAATGATGACGAAAGGGCAAAAAGAACATTCTCCTCTTATTCATGCAAAAACAGCAGAAGTTATCAAAAATTATATCAATTGCATCCGTTTAAATGCAAAAGAAGATGAGTATTTATTTATTCGTATTCAAAATGTTTCGGACAAAAACAAACTAAGCCAAGTTGCCATTTATAATATTGTAAATGAAACAGCAAGAAAAGTGGGTATTGAAAAAAAAGTCTCTCCCCACAGTTGCCGGGCTTCACTGGCCACAATTTTGCATAATCAAGGTGTGCCTATTGGGCAAATTCAAAGCCTTCTTAACCACAAAGAAGTCACAACAACAGCAATTTATGTCAAAAAAGCAAATGAATTAGAAGAATCAGCTGCATTAAAATTAAATTTATTGAAGCTGAAATGA
- a CDS encoding hydroxymethylglutaryl-CoA reductase, degradative: MIKDNQPLSVIQAETVAKSTHSHHVNSSSRIPNFAQMNSKQRCQALVSRNILTQEEAHFLNNSGALSLNQAEKFIENCIGGFTLPLGIATNFLIDGQEIFIPMAVEESSVVAAASFGAKLARTCGGFFSEPTENIATCQIQFIVDASINIHAIFHEYLKEQIFTYAHQSQPRLAQRGGGVKSVELRSLAKPGYHVIHINVDTCEAMGANIVNSIAEEVGRKLPELLPCAVGSKILTNLTIHRVTKVKCEIEFSALERDGYSGEEAAKRICSVWEFADLDPFRAATHNKGIMNGIDPVVIATGNDWRAVEAGCHAFASLSGTYKPLTKWFINNNNRLQGEIALPIAVGTVGGVTKIHPSATACLKLMGSPSASRLSALIASVGLAQNLSAIRALGCEGIQKGHMALHEKNLEMMRQYDHLPSISVVEDQIDKQ, encoded by the coding sequence ATGATCAAAGACAATCAGCCTTTATCCGTCATTCAAGCGGAAACTGTCGCAAAATCAACACATTCCCATCATGTGAACTCCTCAAGCCGTATACCTAATTTTGCCCAAATGAATTCAAAACAACGCTGCCAAGCGCTTGTTTCTAGAAACATCTTGACTCAAGAGGAAGCTCATTTTTTAAATAATTCTGGAGCCTTATCACTTAATCAGGCAGAAAAATTTATTGAAAACTGTATTGGAGGTTTTACACTCCCTTTGGGCATTGCAACCAATTTTCTAATTGACGGCCAAGAAATATTCATCCCTATGGCTGTTGAAGAATCCAGTGTTGTTGCCGCAGCAAGCTTTGGTGCCAAATTAGCAAGAACCTGTGGAGGGTTTTTCTCAGAACCCACAGAAAATATTGCCACTTGCCAAATCCAATTTATTGTAGATGCGTCAATTAATATTCACGCTATCTTCCACGAGTATCTCAAAGAGCAAATTTTTACTTATGCTCACCAATCCCAACCGAGACTGGCACAACGAGGGGGTGGAGTTAAATCCGTTGAACTCAGATCTCTAGCAAAACCTGGATATCATGTCATACACATTAACGTAGATACCTGCGAAGCAATGGGAGCAAATATTGTCAATTCCATTGCAGAAGAAGTCGGTCGTAAATTGCCGGAATTGTTACCTTGTGCTGTAGGCTCAAAAATATTAACAAACTTAACCATACACCGCGTTACAAAAGTAAAATGTGAAATTGAATTTTCAGCATTAGAACGTGATGGCTATTCCGGCGAAGAAGCAGCAAAAAGAATTTGCTCTGTCTGGGAATTTGCCGACTTAGACCCCTTCCGTGCGGCGACGCACAATAAAGGCATTATGAACGGAATCGATCCCGTCGTTATCGCAACCGGAAATGATTGGCGTGCCGTAGAGGCGGGCTGTCATGCTTTTGCCTCACTCAGTGGGACTTACAAACCTCTGACAAAATGGTTTATTAACAACAACAATCGTCTCCAAGGGGAAATCGCTCTCCCCATTGCCGTAGGAACAGTAGGAGGAGTTACAAAAATTCATCCTTCCGCAACGGCATGTTTGAAACTCATGGGTTCTCCCAGTGCCTCGAGGCTGTCGGCACTCATTGCAAGCGTCGGACTGGCGCAAAATCTCTCTGCTATCCGCGCTCTTGGTTGTGAAGGAATTCAAAAAGGGCATATGGCATTACATGAGAAAAACCTTGAAATGATGCGTCAATACGATCATCTTCCAAGCATTTCGGTTGTTGAAGACCAAATCGACAAACAATAA
- the fni gene encoding type 2 isopentenyl-diphosphate Delta-isomerase, which produces MSHLKNQKLNHFSKFTEDTPELMADRKNDHIRICQTQNVESNAELFAKMNFVPEALPELHFSEINTKQEFFGQTFDLPILITAMTGGVEKGQEINETLALAAEKFNIPMGLGSQKMMIKEPKFKKLFDIRKTAPKLFIIGNLGAVSLNYGISLEDIQRLVDDLELNAFALHLNALQECIQPEGERNFANLLQKIEIIAKTLPVPLLIKEVGSGLSPSTFQKLVNAGVSGIDVGGKGGTSWGYIEGLRANKEGERLGDLFRNWGLPTDESLIACAKVKKDFQYNVPLVATGGMRNGLHVAKAVAVGATMVGVGLPLFRAAVSPLKGETPLESVERELSFFKKSLSITMFCSGAKMLSDLSSRIVRESL; this is translated from the coding sequence TTGTCACATTTAAAAAACCAAAAACTTAATCATTTTAGCAAGTTTACAGAGGACACCCCCGAATTAATGGCGGATCGAAAAAATGATCACATTCGGATCTGTCAAACGCAAAATGTAGAATCAAATGCCGAACTTTTTGCAAAAATGAACTTTGTACCCGAGGCACTCCCTGAGCTTCATTTTTCAGAAATCAACACAAAACAAGAGTTTTTTGGACAAACCTTTGATCTTCCTATTCTTATTACAGCTATGACAGGTGGTGTGGAAAAAGGGCAGGAAATTAACGAAACATTGGCTTTAGCTGCTGAGAAATTCAATATTCCCATGGGATTAGGCTCTCAAAAAATGATGATTAAAGAGCCTAAATTCAAAAAACTATTTGATATTAGAAAAACAGCTCCAAAATTATTTATAATTGGAAACTTAGGCGCTGTCAGTCTAAATTATGGCATTTCTCTTGAAGATATCCAACGACTGGTTGATGATTTAGAGCTAAACGCTTTTGCCTTACATCTCAATGCTCTCCAGGAGTGCATACAACCTGAAGGTGAAAGAAATTTTGCAAATTTATTGCAAAAAATTGAAATTATTGCAAAAACCTTACCTGTTCCGTTACTTATAAAAGAAGTGGGATCGGGGCTTTCCCCCTCTACGTTTCAAAAACTCGTCAATGCAGGAGTTTCTGGAATTGATGTCGGCGGCAAAGGGGGAACCAGTTGGGGCTATATTGAAGGTCTACGAGCAAATAAGGAAGGCGAACGATTAGGAGATCTCTTCCGAAACTGGGGTCTCCCCACAGACGAGTCACTTATCGCTTGCGCGAAAGTGAAAAAAGATTTTCAATATAATGTCCCTTTAGTTGCCACCGGTGGAATGAGAAATGGTCTTCATGTCGCAAAAGCAGTGGCTGTTGGTGCAACTATGGTTGGAGTTGGTTTACCTTTGTTTCGCGCAGCGGTGTCTCCCTTAAAAGGAGAAACTCCATTAGAATCGGTTGAAAGGGAACTGTCTTTTTTCAAAAAATCCCTTTCTATCACTATGTTTTGTTCTGGAGCGAAAATGCTTTCAGATTTAAGTTCTCGCATTGTGCGGGAAAGCCTATAA
- the mvaD gene encoding diphosphomevalonate decarboxylase yields the protein MNQNLITDIPASLKKLQNKILELKIAEKIIIQNGDLGYASAPSNIALLKYWGKTLGREQIPINSSISYTLGGFRSFTKVTALGRFFPDEIKSDALFSNQLILKNKNNEIIQIPHKMDRLIKSILFPFGKEIYLKIDSYNNFPTACGIASSASGYAALVAAIADLLQLQIHFTEQELKIWLTEWSRLGSGSATRSALTGDDKFFVKWETPSDHKIDFSETQNLKYHPKWRTLQHVVFILDSNEKSTSSSEGHKFAETSPFHKIRVAGIPSRMKLMEKGLQEFDFDFIQYLSEEDAYSMHAVMQTGEPKACYLNNETAEIISIFVKLRNKYEAKAFWTLDAGPNLHVLFMPDSLSFVQEFHQIAQKFLNRKINNIVNNFNESLIIGRSEYERIENRAHLTTTLS from the coding sequence ATGAATCAAAATCTCATTACAGATATCCCGGCATCACTAAAAAAATTGCAAAATAAAATTTTGGAATTAAAAATCGCTGAAAAAATTATAATTCAAAATGGTGATCTCGGATATGCTTCTGCACCAAGCAATATTGCTTTACTAAAATACTGGGGTAAAACTCTGGGTAGAGAGCAAATTCCTATAAACTCAAGCATAAGTTATACTTTAGGAGGATTTCGTTCCTTCACAAAAGTAACAGCTTTAGGACGTTTTTTTCCCGATGAAATAAAATCCGATGCGCTTTTTTCAAACCAATTGATTTTGAAAAATAAGAATAATGAAATTATTCAAATACCGCATAAAATGGACAGACTTATTAAATCTATTTTATTTCCCTTTGGTAAAGAAATTTACCTTAAAATTGATAGTTATAATAATTTTCCAACAGCATGCGGCATAGCCTCAAGCGCTTCTGGCTATGCCGCGTTAGTTGCTGCTATTGCTGATCTTCTACAATTACAAATTCATTTTACTGAGCAGGAATTAAAAATTTGGCTCACGGAATGGTCTCGACTGGGCAGCGGCTCAGCAACCCGAAGCGCCCTAACCGGAGATGATAAGTTTTTTGTCAAATGGGAAACACCCTCAGATCATAAAATAGATTTTTCTGAAACTCAAAATTTAAAATATCATCCTAAATGGCGCACTCTGCAACATGTCGTTTTTATTCTTGATAGCAATGAAAAAAGCACCTCGAGTTCCGAAGGACATAAATTCGCAGAGACCTCACCTTTTCATAAAATTCGTGTTGCCGGAATTCCTTCACGAATGAAATTAATGGAAAAAGGTTTACAAGAGTTCGACTTTGATTTTATTCAATATCTTTCCGAGGAAGACGCCTATTCTATGCACGCTGTTATGCAAACGGGCGAGCCTAAAGCTTGTTACTTAAATAATGAAACAGCAGAAATTATTTCTATATTTGTAAAACTCCGTAATAAATATGAAGCAAAAGCATTCTGGACATTGGATGCAGGACCCAACCTCCATGTCTTATTTATGCCCGATTCTCTTTCTTTCGTTCAAGAATTTCATCAAATTGCACAAAAGTTTCTTAACAGAAAAATTAATAATATTGTCAATAATTTTAATGAGTCACTCATCATAGGAAGAAGCGAATACGAAAGGATAGAAAACAGGGCGCATCTCACAACAACGTTATCGTGA
- the mvk gene encoding mevalonate kinase, with the protein MDYLSNSLLKASAAGKAILIGEHSVVYGYKAIAMALPDVRLQISLLPPDASKHMTSWDEAWQTLIKGQIIEPGQNITALLNKAFHKALSLCGLDNDMQFYKPQSILVESEIPLGGGMGSSAAISTCFVKIAEQIALQKNKINKKLTIEQQIEFANEIDCYFHFGKASGLDVAAVASDGIIEFIKGAPLKYLKNKKEFWLALIDTKERGETATMVAGVAKKIQTHPLETKKCLEILGILAEDAVTHITDGNVIELSQCLNTAQIQLNQLGVSTPNIEEIILKLKSQGALAAKLTGAGGGGLVLGLFANEPNQLYHEFDKDSLFITRVPAHGTE; encoded by the coding sequence ATGGATTATCTATCAAATTCCCTTCTTAAAGCGTCTGCAGCCGGTAAAGCCATCTTAATCGGAGAGCACTCTGTTGTTTATGGCTATAAAGCCATTGCCATGGCCTTACCTGACGTCCGTTTGCAAATTTCTCTGTTACCTCCAGACGCCTCTAAACATATGACCTCATGGGATGAAGCTTGGCAAACGCTCATTAAAGGACAAATCATTGAACCGGGACAAAATATCACAGCTTTACTTAACAAAGCATTTCATAAAGCTTTATCTCTGTGCGGTTTAGACAATGATATGCAATTTTATAAACCACAAAGTATTCTTGTAGAGTCCGAAATTCCACTTGGCGGTGGAATGGGAAGCAGCGCTGCCATCAGCACTTGTTTCGTTAAAATTGCAGAACAAATTGCACTTCAAAAAAATAAAATAAATAAAAAATTAACCATTGAACAACAAATTGAGTTTGCAAATGAAATTGATTGTTACTTCCACTTTGGTAAAGCAAGTGGCCTCGATGTGGCGGCTGTTGCCAGTGATGGTATTATTGAGTTTATTAAAGGAGCGCCTTTAAAATATTTAAAAAATAAAAAGGAATTCTGGCTTGCTCTCATTGACACCAAAGAACGTGGCGAAACAGCAACTATGGTTGCAGGAGTGGCAAAAAAAATTCAAACGCATCCTTTAGAAACAAAAAAATGCCTAGAAATACTTGGTATTTTAGCTGAAGATGCCGTCACTCATATTACAGATGGCAATGTTATTGAACTGTCTCAATGCTTAAATACAGCGCAAATTCAACTTAATCAACTTGGTGTTTCAACACCAAATATAGAGGAAATTATTTTAAAATTAAAAAGCCAAGGCGCTCTTGCAGCAAAATTAACAGGAGCCGGAGGAGGTGGATTGGTGCTTGGCTTATTTGCGAATGAACCCAATCAATTATATCATGAATTTGATAAGGATTCTTTATTTATAACCCGAGTCCCAGCACATGGAACAGAATAA
- a CDS encoding mevalonate kinase → MNRFNVCIPAKALLFGEYGVLYGGRALAVTFFQDYFQISATLKKQSNNCQIKINSDFFNSQSLNISNEQFIQENKSPLDRDSFFFVNLLKPWHLHLKNWDLEFHIENSFSPSLGFGSSSALIAGFSKILWQMIYNNKDYLTSTLFWKNVRTSIQNIQGQGSGYDVAVQLAGSNITDKNVIQFWSFQNQEGSAIPKIESFYPKEHISNLGCFIATHIYSDTKKALKKFQSEKNKLNFAAQHSDIANELYNHNSFEDLALAMQKSLKIAQNQEIIPTESESFNNLLAKLDLFHIPFKTMGAGHGDCIWVLAKKSALIQNCQIPEKNISFAFENYGS, encoded by the coding sequence ATGAATCGATTTAATGTATGTATTCCTGCAAAAGCGTTACTTTTTGGGGAATATGGGGTCTTATACGGCGGAAGGGCACTTGCTGTTACCTTTTTTCAAGACTATTTCCAAATATCGGCTACCTTAAAAAAACAAAGTAACAATTGCCAAATAAAAATTAATAGTGATTTTTTTAACAGTCAAAGTTTAAATATTTCAAATGAACAATTTATTCAGGAAAATAAATCTCCACTTGATCGTGACTCTTTTTTCTTTGTTAATTTATTAAAACCCTGGCATCTGCATTTAAAAAATTGGGATCTTGAATTTCATATTGAAAATTCATTTTCACCATCCCTAGGATTTGGCTCTTCCTCAGCGTTAATTGCGGGATTTTCTAAAATATTATGGCAAATGATTTATAATAATAAAGATTATTTAACCAGCACTCTATTTTGGAAAAATGTGCGCACTTCCATACAAAATATTCAAGGGCAGGGCAGTGGTTATGACGTTGCTGTGCAACTTGCCGGCTCAAATATAACGGACAAAAATGTAATTCAATTTTGGAGTTTCCAAAATCAAGAAGGTTCTGCTATTCCAAAAATTGAAAGTTTTTATCCAAAAGAACATATTTCAAATCTAGGTTGTTTTATTGCAACTCATATTTATTCCGATACAAAAAAAGCATTAAAAAAATTTCAAAGTGAAAAAAATAAATTAAATTTTGCAGCACAGCATTCAGATATTGCAAATGAGCTTTACAATCATAATTCATTTGAAGATTTAGCCCTGGCAATGCAAAAATCTTTAAAAATAGCTCAAAATCAAGAAATTATTCCTACGGAATCGGAAAGTTTTAATAATCTTCTAGCCAAACTTGATTTATTTCATATTCCCTTTAAAACTATGGGCGCTGGTCATGGCGATTGCATATGGGTTTTAGCAAAAAAATCTGCATTAATTCAAAATTGTCAAATTCCAGAAAAAAATATTTCATTTGCATTTGAAAATTATGGGTCGTAA
- a CDS encoding ricin-type beta-trefoil lectin domain protein encodes MQYKNVFNFLKLIHILFFIAVNPIYIYGMDNEGINLRSVPKVVYRATPSKPDKVFKNGFSRSREGHTNLALHIGSETGDLSTAMISTTSNFEYANYYAAMYAQTYWQVDYYYIYEIIPQNNFIDVTATYERTLSETQHLGRRAGLESLRRQFTHEYEYVALYMIRPETILAATRYELNFDTGEYEHRETIFNENAQTNIMPEIHPNNYPLGTVDGVEYPFVNKDCLFNPNNTGTPFVIHRGSPLFTPPPLPPRRYKREGLQTHQECFIKPFQNKKNPEFTDIKSIKIEVKNSAGKKYCLTVYPYNNVLLAECSQAQNWYITQFGQIITQVNDIYKDQYYCLTELNSIDNYDYVKVQICDLTKSKQLWKVEFTEQGQSIIKSNSNKILHAHDDKYKITYLRDKENKDKLSLVNADVLKANLSEPFIQFSIPHLLTEEGETIYPAASGNVYVEKPALLNGYKNYYNAHNNALFSTNGNENEYPSLCYISSLIQSGGGAWGWVKSNYCSLKSAVSDDFKWILHRSLNDSSYEISDIGANVLRVNKNFSPNQNFVYTADNHGFYDNSYFNQSFTFNIPAMIFADRMSSLDRSYARNLNKLTRSFNAVRNYYYNLIYQQ; translated from the coding sequence GTGCAATATAAAAATGTCTTTAATTTTTTGAAATTGATTCATATTCTTTTTTTTATTGCGGTTAATCCGATCTATATATATGGCATGGACAATGAGGGAATAAATCTTCGTTCTGTACCCAAAGTTGTTTATCGTGCAACCCCTTCAAAACCCGATAAAGTTTTTAAAAATGGATTTTCTCGCTCTCGTGAAGGACATACTAATTTAGCGCTTCATATAGGAAGTGAAACGGGAGATCTTAGCACGGCTATGATAAGCACGACCTCAAATTTTGAATATGCAAATTATTATGCGGCTATGTATGCGCAAACTTACTGGCAAGTGGATTATTACTATATTTATGAAATTATACCACAAAATAATTTTATTGATGTCACAGCAACCTATGAAAGAACTTTATCGGAAACGCAACATCTGGGAAGGCGCGCCGGTCTTGAATCCTTGCGCCGTCAGTTTACACACGAATATGAATATGTTGCTCTTTATATGATTCGACCAGAAACGATATTAGCGGCAACGCGTTATGAATTAAATTTTGATACAGGAGAATATGAGCATCGTGAAACCATTTTTAATGAAAATGCTCAGACAAATATTATGCCCGAAATTCATCCTAATAATTATCCTTTAGGAACAGTCGATGGGGTTGAATATCCTTTCGTGAATAAGGACTGTTTATTTAATCCTAATAATACGGGAACTCCTTTTGTTATTCATAGGGGATCCCCTTTGTTTACTCCTCCTCCCTTGCCCCCTCGTCGTTACAAAAGAGAGGGGTTGCAAACTCATCAAGAGTGTTTTATAAAGCCTTTTCAAAATAAAAAAAATCCTGAATTTACAGATATAAAATCCATAAAAATTGAAGTTAAAAACTCTGCGGGTAAAAAATATTGTCTCACAGTATATCCATATAATAATGTTCTACTTGCAGAATGTTCTCAGGCACAGAATTGGTATATTACTCAATTTGGTCAAATTATAACACAAGTAAATGATATTTATAAAGATCAATATTATTGTCTGACTGAATTAAATAGTATAGATAATTACGATTATGTCAAAGTACAAATTTGTGACTTAACAAAATCGAAGCAGTTATGGAAAGTAGAATTCACAGAACAAGGTCAATCCATAATAAAGTCAAATTCAAATAAAATTCTTCATGCACATGATGATAAGTATAAAATAACTTATTTAAGGGATAAAGAGAACAAAGATAAACTCTCGCTTGTGAATGCAGATGTTTTAAAAGCAAATTTATCAGAGCCTTTTATTCAATTTTCAATTCCACATTTACTCACAGAAGAAGGAGAAACAATTTATCCAGCAGCAAGTGGGAATGTGTATGTAGAAAAACCGGCGCTATTAAATGGATATAAAAACTATTATAATGCTCATAATAATGCTTTGTTTTCTACCAATGGAAATGAAAATGAATACCCCTCATTATGCTATATTTCTTCCTTAATTCAATCGGGTGGTGGTGCTTGGGGATGGGTTAAAAGTAATTATTGCTCGTTAAAGTCTGCGGTCAGTGATGATTTTAAATGGATACTACATAGAAGTTTAAACGATAGTAGCTATGAAATATCTGATATTGGGGCTAATGTATTGAGAGTGAATAAAAATTTCTCTCCCAATCAAAATTTTGTATATACTGCGGACAATCATGGATTTTACGATAATAGTTACTTTAACCAGTCCTTTACCTTTAATATTCCTGCTATGATTTTTGCAGATAGAATGTCATCATTGGATCGCAGTTATGCAAGAAATTTAAATAAACTGACAAGATCTTTTAATGCGGTCAGAAATTATTATTATAATTTAATTTATCAGCAATAA